A stretch of Rhizobium sp. TH2 DNA encodes these proteins:
- a CDS encoding FGGY-family carbohydrate kinase, with the protein MGRYVVAVDVGTGSARAGIFDRRGEMLGRASFPIEMNRTSRQSAEHDSEDIWAAVTRAVSTARDEAGVAAGEIDAIGFDATCSLTVRDSEGLPLPVSQNDDPRWDTIAWLDHRALEQAEELTALGGEMVKHSGGSISPEMQIPKLMWLKSHRPDVWNRAGMIFDLADFLTWRASGSLTRSVCTMTAKWNYLSHTEEGWPGDFLDRAGLAELGTRAGITDIPAQVGACVGMLTASAAQSLGLTTNCKVASGMVDAYAGQLALTGKDPDSRNEAGLIGGTSSCVMRFSKEPQFIKSFWGPYRDVVLPDWWVIEGGQSATGALLDHIVRVHGAGLEPTPETHDLVLERIRDLIAETGEGFGGSIHVLPDFHGNRSPLGDARVLGAIHGLTLDGSFDAMCAIYYRAMVSLALGMRQILDLMEFDGPVETLHLGGGHARNTLLARLYADATRRQVAISAGEEAMLLGTAMAAASAAGWYPSLAEACQAMARPANIIPPNEIRAMALDRDYHVFLKMQEQRRELAAIV; encoded by the coding sequence ATGGGAAGATACGTTGTTGCCGTCGATGTGGGCACGGGCAGTGCCCGGGCCGGTATTTTCGACCGGCGGGGCGAGATGCTGGGACGTGCCAGCTTCCCCATCGAGATGAACCGTACATCAAGACAATCCGCCGAGCATGATTCGGAAGATATCTGGGCGGCCGTCACCAGGGCGGTCAGCACTGCTCGAGACGAGGCCGGCGTCGCGGCCGGCGAGATCGACGCCATCGGTTTCGACGCGACCTGTTCATTGACGGTTCGCGATTCCGAAGGATTGCCGCTGCCGGTTTCCCAGAACGATGACCCGCGTTGGGACACGATCGCCTGGCTCGACCACAGGGCCCTAGAACAAGCCGAAGAGCTGACCGCGCTGGGCGGCGAGATGGTGAAGCATTCAGGCGGTTCGATCTCGCCCGAAATGCAGATTCCCAAGCTGATGTGGCTGAAGTCGCATCGTCCCGATGTCTGGAACCGCGCCGGGATGATCTTCGATCTCGCCGACTTCCTGACATGGCGGGCGAGCGGCAGCCTGACGCGCTCGGTCTGCACGATGACGGCGAAGTGGAACTATCTCAGCCATACCGAGGAAGGATGGCCAGGCGATTTTCTCGATCGCGCCGGTCTTGCCGAACTCGGCACGCGCGCCGGCATCACCGATATCCCGGCACAGGTCGGCGCCTGCGTCGGCATGCTGACGGCCTCGGCGGCGCAATCGCTCGGACTGACGACGAACTGCAAGGTGGCGTCCGGCATGGTCGATGCCTATGCGGGCCAGTTGGCGCTGACCGGCAAGGATCCCGATTCGCGCAACGAGGCGGGGCTGATCGGCGGCACATCCAGCTGCGTCATGCGCTTCTCGAAGGAGCCGCAATTCATCAAGTCCTTCTGGGGTCCCTACCGCGACGTGGTCCTGCCCGATTGGTGGGTCATCGAGGGCGGGCAATCGGCCACGGGCGCGCTGCTCGACCATATCGTTCGCGTCCATGGCGCCGGCCTCGAGCCGACGCCCGAAACCCATGATCTGGTGCTGGAGCGGATCCGGGACCTGATCGCGGAGACCGGTGAAGGTTTCGGCGGTTCGATCCATGTCCTGCCGGATTTCCACGGCAACCGCTCGCCGCTCGGTGACGCCCGCGTGCTCGGCGCCATCCATGGCCTGACACTCGACGGTTCCTTCGACGCGATGTGCGCGATCTATTACCGCGCGATGGTATCGCTGGCGCTGGGTATGCGGCAGATCCTCGATCTCATGGAATTCGACGGCCCGGTCGAGACGCTGCATCTCGGCGGCGGCCACGCCCGCAACACCCTGCTGGCGCGCCTCTATGCCGATGCCACGCGGCGGCAGGTCGCGATCTCGGCCGGCGAGGAAGCCATGCTGCTCGGCACCGCCATGGCAGCCGCCAGCGCCGCCGGCTGGTATCCGTCGCTCGCCGAAGCCTGCCAGGCCATGGCGCGGCCGGCCAACATTATCCCGCCGAATGAGATTCGTGCGATGGCGCTCGACCGCGATTACCACGTGTTCCTCAAGATGCAGGAACAGCGACGAGAGCTTGCGGCGATTGTTTAA
- a CDS encoding HAD family phosphatase has protein sequence MINKSNGKLVIFDCDGVLVDSEPISFAVLREMLADAGLTFSESWAYENFLGKSMASITAMIATEHSLMLDDDALGDMRKRLYARFQAELEPVHGVGDMLAGLPLAHCVASSSQLERIRLCLRKTGLIDYFEPNIFSASMVANGKPAPDLFLHAARSMGFSPRNCIVVEDSPAGIRAAKAAGMTVFAFTGASHAVASNLLPIVESLKPAAIFDDMAQLPGLIAASGS, from the coding sequence ATGATCAATAAGTCCAACGGCAAGCTGGTCATTTTCGACTGCGACGGCGTATTGGTCGATAGCGAGCCGATCTCGTTTGCGGTGCTGCGCGAAATGCTGGCGGATGCGGGCCTGACGTTCAGCGAAAGCTGGGCCTACGAGAATTTCCTCGGCAAGAGCATGGCGTCGATCACCGCGATGATCGCCACCGAACATTCGCTGATGCTCGATGATGACGCGCTCGGCGACATGCGCAAGCGGCTCTATGCCCGCTTCCAGGCTGAACTGGAGCCGGTGCATGGCGTCGGCGATATGCTGGCGGGCCTGCCATTGGCGCATTGCGTCGCGTCATCGAGCCAACTGGAGCGCATTCGCCTCTGCCTCAGGAAGACCGGGCTGATCGACTATTTCGAGCCCAATATCTTCTCGGCCAGCATGGTGGCGAACGGCAAGCCGGCGCCGGATCTTTTCCTGCATGCCGCGCGCAGCATGGGCTTTTCCCCACGAAACTGCATTGTCGTCGAGGATAGTCCAGCCGGCATCCGCGCCGCCAAAGCTGCCGGAATGACGGTGTTTGCCTTTACCGGCGCCTCGCATGCCGTGGCATCCAATCTGCTTCCCATCGTCGAGAGCTTGAAACCGGCCGCCATTTTTGATGATATGGCTCAACTCCCCGGGTTGATTGCGGCGTCGGGAAGCTAG